From Anopheles arabiensis isolate DONGOLA chromosome 3, AaraD3, whole genome shotgun sequence, a single genomic window includes:
- the LOC120902494 gene encoding ATP-dependent zinc metalloprotease YME1L isoform X1 yields MFTVNTHQHQILFHLSQITPRHSSIAFKKHHRHHQHHQQQQQPQQGREAVSQLAQQDFVPRLKQSLVTFYTDAFRSSVEPSPVGAAPAQVPSEELYRLKLPRRLERNLLKHFSQVELLGSIKESTPWSLNVTPKVKHGKRDAIAETVSFSGESVQKIVRSLLAQPTSWNTVQQRGFKTVRSISAELKRNPALYTRMKDALGNPAPPISHKYDPVAYSAQTIAPSAHGEPLNKLLADDPMLSDEQRQRLKIAFAEGYLTASHPDQQNRSGKAMKYLKFFQQLLIIVVFIGIFISMFASPNGSVFSRIQIGNQVEVDPEDITVTFEDVKGCDEAKQELKEVVEFLKNPGKFSNLGGKLPKGVLLVGPPGTGKTLLARAVAGEAGVPFFHAAGPEFDEVLVGQGARRVRDLFKAAKERAPCVIFIDEIDSVGAKRTNSVLHPYANQTINQLLSEMDGFQQNEGVIVLGATNRRDDLDQALLRPGRFDVEVVVPTPDFTGRKEILTYYLGKILSREINIDQLARGTTGFTGADIENMVNQAALRAAIDGAETVSMKHLENARDKVLMGPERKSRLPDEEANKITAYHEGGHAIVAYYTKESHPLHKVTIMPRGPSLGHTAYIPEKERYHVTKQQLLAMMDTMMGGRAAEELIFGADKITSGASSDLKQATSIAAHMVKEWGMSERVGLRTIEGPKGFGQNEVLSPSTIESVDNEIKKLLNESYERAKAILKQHAKEHKALAEALLKYETLDAEDIKAIMGGEKLAAEEN; encoded by the exons ATGTTTACAGTAAACACACATCAGCAC CAAATACTGTTTCACCTGTCTCAGATTACGCCACGACATAGTAGCATTGCCTTCAAGAAGCACCATAGACACCATcaacaccatcagcagcagcagcagcctcagCAGGGAAGGGAAGCAGTATCTCAGCTAGCGCAGCAGGATTTTGTGCCACGCTTGAAACAATCGCTCGTCACGTTTTACACCGATGCGTTCCGCAGCTCAGTCGAGCCGTCTCCGGTGGGAGCAGCGCCCGCGCAAGTGCCGTCGGAGGAGCTGTACCGGCTGAAGTTACCCCGCCGGTTGGAGCGTAATTTGCTGAAGCACTTCAGCCAGGTGGAGCTGCTGGGTAGCATCAAGGAAAGCACGCCCTGGAGTTTGAACGTTACGCCCAAGGTAAAGCATGGAAAGCGTGATGCAATCGCTGAGACTGTGTCGTTCAGTGGTGAATCGGTGCAGAAAATTGTCCGCAGCCTGCTGGCGCAGCCCACCAGCTGGAACACTGTCCAGCAGCGTGGCTTTAAGACGGTTCGTTCGATAAGCGCCGAACTCAAGCGCAATCCGGCTCTGTACACACGCATGAAGGATGCATTGG GTAATCCAGCACCGCCAATCTCGCACAAGTACGACCCGGTGGCGTACTCCGCACAAACCATTGCCCCGTCGGCACATGGTGAGCCACTGAATAAGCTTTTGGCCGACGATCCGATGCTGTCGGACGAGCAGCGACAGCGGTTGAAGATTGCTTTCGCCGAAGGCTACCTCACCGCATCCCATCCGGATCAGCAGAACCGCTCCGGCAAGGCGATGAAGTATTTGAAATTCTTCCAGCAGCTGCTAATCATCGTCGTGTTTATCGGCATCTTCATCAGCATGTTCGCATCGCCAAATGGATCCGTGTTCAG TAGAATACAAATCGGCAATCAGGTGGAAGTCGATCCCGAGGACATTACCGTGACGTTTGAGGATGTGAAGGGCTGCGACGAAGCAAAGCAGGAGCTGAAGGAGGTGGTAGAGTTCCTGAAAAACCCGGGCAAATTTAGCAATCTAGGTGGCAAGCTACCCAAGGGTGTGCTGTTGGTTGGACCGCCCGGGACGGGAAAGACGCTGCTTGCCCGTGCCGTCGCCGGAGAGGCCGGTGTGCCATTCTTCCACGCTGCAGGGCCCGAGTTCGATGAGGTTCTAGTTGGACAAGGAGCACGCCGCGTTCGTGATCTTTTCA AGGCCGCCAAGGAGCGTGCGCCATGCGTAATCTTCATCGATGAAATCGATTCCGTCGGTGCGAAGCGTACCAACTCGGTGCTACATCCGTACGCGAACCAAACGATCAATCAGCTGCTGTCGGAAATGGACGGCTTTCAGCAGAACGAGGGCGTGATCGTGCTGGGTGCAACGAACCGACGCGATGATCTTGACCAGGCGCTGCTGCGCCCGGGCCGTTTCGATGTGGAGGTGGTCGTGCCGACGCCCGACTTTACCGGGCGGAAGGAAATTCTCACGTACTATTTGGGCAAAATTCTTAGCCGCGAGATCAACATCGATCAGCTTGCGCGAGGGACGACTGGATTCACGGGAGCGGACATTGAGAATATGGTCAATCAGGCGGCTTTGCG CGCGGCAATCGACGGAGCTGAAACGGTGTCGATGAAACATTTGGAAAATGCACGCGACAAAGTACTTATGGGACCGGAGCGAAAGTCGCGTCTGCCGGACGAGGAAGCCAACAAAATTACTGCATACCACGAAGGTGGACATGCCATAGTTGCTTACTATACAAAG GAATCCCATCCACTACATAAGGTAACAATAATGCCGCGTGGCCCATCGCTCGGCCATACCGCTTACATACCGGAGAAGGAACGCTATCATGTAACcaagcagcagctgctcgcCATGATGGACACGATGATGGGCGGTCGTGCTGCGGAGGAATTGATTTTCGGAGCGGATAAGATTACATCCG GTGCCAGCAGCGACCTAAAACAAGCCACCTCGATTGCGGCCCACATGGTCAAGGAGTGGGGCATGTCCGAGAGGGTTGGCCTGCGCACGATCGAAGGTCCGAAAGGGTTCGGACAGAATGAGGTACTCTCACCATCGACGATCGAAAGCGTCGATAACGAGATCAAGAAGCTGCTGAACGAAAGCTACGAACGAGCAAAGGCAATCCTGAAGCAACACGCCAAGGAGCATAAGGCACTGGCGGAAGCCCTGCTAAAGTACGAAACACTGGACGCGGAGGATATAAAAGCGATCATGGGCGGTGAAAAGCTGGCAGCTGAAGAGAATTAG
- the LOC120902494 gene encoding ATP-dependent zinc metalloprotease YME1L isoform X2 yields the protein MFTVNTHQHQILFHLSQITPRHSSIAFKKHHRHHQHHQQQQQPQQGREAVSQLAQQDFVPRLKQSLVTFYTDAFRSSVEPSPVGAAPAQVPSEELYRLKLPRRLERNLLKHFSQVELLGSIKESTPWSLNVTPKVKHGKRDAIAETVSFSGESVQKIVRSLLAQPTSWNTVQQRGFKTVRSISAELKRNPALYTRMKDALGNPAPPISHKYDPVAYSAQTIAPSAHGEPLNKLLADDPMLSDEQRQRLKIAFAEGYLTASHPDQQNRSGKAMKYLKFFQQLLIIVVFIGIFISMFASPNGSVFRIQIGNQVEVDPEDITVTFEDVKGCDEAKQELKEVVEFLKNPGKFSNLGGKLPKGVLLVGPPGTGKTLLARAVAGEAGVPFFHAAGPEFDEVLVGQGARRVRDLFKAAKERAPCVIFIDEIDSVGAKRTNSVLHPYANQTINQLLSEMDGFQQNEGVIVLGATNRRDDLDQALLRPGRFDVEVVVPTPDFTGRKEILTYYLGKILSREINIDQLARGTTGFTGADIENMVNQAALRAAIDGAETVSMKHLENARDKVLMGPERKSRLPDEEANKITAYHEGGHAIVAYYTKESHPLHKVTIMPRGPSLGHTAYIPEKERYHVTKQQLLAMMDTMMGGRAAEELIFGADKITSGASSDLKQATSIAAHMVKEWGMSERVGLRTIEGPKGFGQNEVLSPSTIESVDNEIKKLLNESYERAKAILKQHAKEHKALAEALLKYETLDAEDIKAIMGGEKLAAEEN from the exons ATGTTTACAGTAAACACACATCAGCAC CAAATACTGTTTCACCTGTCTCAGATTACGCCACGACATAGTAGCATTGCCTTCAAGAAGCACCATAGACACCATcaacaccatcagcagcagcagcagcctcagCAGGGAAGGGAAGCAGTATCTCAGCTAGCGCAGCAGGATTTTGTGCCACGCTTGAAACAATCGCTCGTCACGTTTTACACCGATGCGTTCCGCAGCTCAGTCGAGCCGTCTCCGGTGGGAGCAGCGCCCGCGCAAGTGCCGTCGGAGGAGCTGTACCGGCTGAAGTTACCCCGCCGGTTGGAGCGTAATTTGCTGAAGCACTTCAGCCAGGTGGAGCTGCTGGGTAGCATCAAGGAAAGCACGCCCTGGAGTTTGAACGTTACGCCCAAGGTAAAGCATGGAAAGCGTGATGCAATCGCTGAGACTGTGTCGTTCAGTGGTGAATCGGTGCAGAAAATTGTCCGCAGCCTGCTGGCGCAGCCCACCAGCTGGAACACTGTCCAGCAGCGTGGCTTTAAGACGGTTCGTTCGATAAGCGCCGAACTCAAGCGCAATCCGGCTCTGTACACACGCATGAAGGATGCATTGG GTAATCCAGCACCGCCAATCTCGCACAAGTACGACCCGGTGGCGTACTCCGCACAAACCATTGCCCCGTCGGCACATGGTGAGCCACTGAATAAGCTTTTGGCCGACGATCCGATGCTGTCGGACGAGCAGCGACAGCGGTTGAAGATTGCTTTCGCCGAAGGCTACCTCACCGCATCCCATCCGGATCAGCAGAACCGCTCCGGCAAGGCGATGAAGTATTTGAAATTCTTCCAGCAGCTGCTAATCATCGTCGTGTTTATCGGCATCTTCATCAGCATGTTCGCATCGCCAAATGGATCCGTGTTCAG AATACAAATCGGCAATCAGGTGGAAGTCGATCCCGAGGACATTACCGTGACGTTTGAGGATGTGAAGGGCTGCGACGAAGCAAAGCAGGAGCTGAAGGAGGTGGTAGAGTTCCTGAAAAACCCGGGCAAATTTAGCAATCTAGGTGGCAAGCTACCCAAGGGTGTGCTGTTGGTTGGACCGCCCGGGACGGGAAAGACGCTGCTTGCCCGTGCCGTCGCCGGAGAGGCCGGTGTGCCATTCTTCCACGCTGCAGGGCCCGAGTTCGATGAGGTTCTAGTTGGACAAGGAGCACGCCGCGTTCGTGATCTTTTCA AGGCCGCCAAGGAGCGTGCGCCATGCGTAATCTTCATCGATGAAATCGATTCCGTCGGTGCGAAGCGTACCAACTCGGTGCTACATCCGTACGCGAACCAAACGATCAATCAGCTGCTGTCGGAAATGGACGGCTTTCAGCAGAACGAGGGCGTGATCGTGCTGGGTGCAACGAACCGACGCGATGATCTTGACCAGGCGCTGCTGCGCCCGGGCCGTTTCGATGTGGAGGTGGTCGTGCCGACGCCCGACTTTACCGGGCGGAAGGAAATTCTCACGTACTATTTGGGCAAAATTCTTAGCCGCGAGATCAACATCGATCAGCTTGCGCGAGGGACGACTGGATTCACGGGAGCGGACATTGAGAATATGGTCAATCAGGCGGCTTTGCG CGCGGCAATCGACGGAGCTGAAACGGTGTCGATGAAACATTTGGAAAATGCACGCGACAAAGTACTTATGGGACCGGAGCGAAAGTCGCGTCTGCCGGACGAGGAAGCCAACAAAATTACTGCATACCACGAAGGTGGACATGCCATAGTTGCTTACTATACAAAG GAATCCCATCCACTACATAAGGTAACAATAATGCCGCGTGGCCCATCGCTCGGCCATACCGCTTACATACCGGAGAAGGAACGCTATCATGTAACcaagcagcagctgctcgcCATGATGGACACGATGATGGGCGGTCGTGCTGCGGAGGAATTGATTTTCGGAGCGGATAAGATTACATCCG GTGCCAGCAGCGACCTAAAACAAGCCACCTCGATTGCGGCCCACATGGTCAAGGAGTGGGGCATGTCCGAGAGGGTTGGCCTGCGCACGATCGAAGGTCCGAAAGGGTTCGGACAGAATGAGGTACTCTCACCATCGACGATCGAAAGCGTCGATAACGAGATCAAGAAGCTGCTGAACGAAAGCTACGAACGAGCAAAGGCAATCCTGAAGCAACACGCCAAGGAGCATAAGGCACTGGCGGAAGCCCTGCTAAAGTACGAAACACTGGACGCGGAGGATATAAAAGCGATCATGGGCGGTGAAAAGCTGGCAGCTGAAGAGAATTAG
- the LOC120900605 gene encoding 30 kDa salivary gland allergen Aed a 3-like, which produces MKFLLLVASVLCLVLIVSARPADDTSDQESSTELSEDAGAEEGAEDAGSDAEADAGAADGEEGATDTDSGAEGDDSEMDSAMKEGEEGEGSDDAVSGADDETEESKDDAEEGSEEGGDGESGGEGGEKESPRNTYRQVHKLLKKIMKVDTKDKYLKSFVVGRLQERLMNPTIDLVSTIEKYSKIKECFSSLDKDVSAMVKESEKSYEECSKDKTNTSCGTEGTRELDDGLIEREQELSDCIVDKRDAE; this is translated from the exons atgAAGTTTCTACTGCTTGTGGCCAGTGTATTATGCCTCGTGCTAATCGTATCCGCCCGTCCGGCTGACGACACTTCCGATCAAGAATCATCTACTGAACTAAGCGAAG ACGCTGGGGCAGAGGAGGGTGCAGAGGATGCTGGTTCGGATGCGGAAGCCGATGCCGGTGCAGCTGACGGTGAAGAAGGAGCAACGGACACAGATTCGGGTGCTGAGGGTGATGATAGTGAAATGGACTCTGCTATGAAAGAAGGCGAAGAAGGTGAAGGTAGCGATGATGCAGTGAGTGGAGCCGACGATGAAACCGAAGAGTCAAAGGATGACGCAGAAGAGGGCAGCGAAGAGGGTGGCGATGGCGAGAGTGGCGGTGAAGGAG GTGAAAAAGAGTCCCCCCGTAACACGTACCGTCAGGTGCACAAGCTGCTGAAGAAGATCATGAAGGTTGACACCAAGGACAAGTACCTGAAGTCGTTCGTTGTGGGCCGTCTGCAGGAACGTTTGATGAACCCTACCATCGATCTGGTCAGCACTATCGAAAAGTATTCCAAG ATTAAGGAGTGCTTCAGCTCACTGGACAAGGACGTATCAGCCATGGTAAAGGAGTCCGAAAAGTCGTACGAAGAGTGTAGCAAGGATAAGACCAACACTAGCTGCGGTACGGAAGGCACCCGGGAGCTGGACGATGGACTCATCGAGCGGGAACAGGAACTGTCCGACTGTATCGTTGACAAGCGCGATGCAGAATAG